From a region of the Methylomonas rapida genome:
- a CDS encoding tyrosine-type recombinase/integrase has protein sequence MANNKLTDLAFRKLKPLEKEQLIPDGGGLYVRVRPVTEGGAISFRFRYLNQGKQIWMTLKAKSLADARKERDNYKSMAKQGIDPVTEQKLSAERARATQLAEEAEIARLQALTSVDGLFERWAATDLQQRKDFAEVQRMFTKDVLPVIGSFNVQDIRKGHVTDVIDRIKRRGSVHTARNLLKLMRQMFKFAVDRDIIEFDPTASLSVSKITTKNTERDRVLSQDEIKLLTQQLPAAGLMPSTECALWIMLSTLCRVGELSKAQWKHVDFDARTFFIPIENSKNDKAHTIFLSDFAYAQFQRLFTFKQSETWLFPNSKNTSHVCEKSITKQIDGRQNSTVYSNRSKANQALVMPGGKWTPHDLRRTGATMMGNLGVHGDVIEKCLNHTQENTLKRVYQHQALKTEQAEAWRVLGERLELLTSGNPNVIPIKRVI, from the coding sequence ATGGCTAACAACAAACTAACCGACTTGGCATTTCGCAAGCTCAAACCTCTGGAAAAAGAGCAACTCATTCCGGATGGTGGCGGTCTTTATGTCAGGGTTCGACCAGTCACTGAAGGGGGTGCCATTTCTTTTCGCTTCCGTTATCTGAATCAAGGTAAACAAATCTGGATGACCTTAAAGGCGAAATCATTGGCTGATGCGAGAAAGGAACGGGACAACTACAAATCCATGGCGAAACAAGGGATCGACCCTGTCACTGAGCAAAAATTATCCGCAGAACGAGCGAGAGCTACCCAGCTCGCCGAGGAAGCAGAGATTGCCAGACTACAAGCATTGACTAGCGTTGATGGATTATTTGAACGCTGGGCCGCGACAGATCTTCAACAACGCAAAGATTTTGCTGAAGTTCAGCGTATGTTTACCAAAGATGTATTGCCGGTAATTGGCTCGTTTAACGTGCAGGACATTCGCAAAGGCCACGTGACTGACGTCATTGATCGCATCAAACGACGCGGCTCGGTTCATACCGCACGCAATCTGCTTAAATTGATGAGACAGATGTTCAAATTCGCAGTTGATCGAGACATCATTGAATTTGACCCGACGGCAAGTTTAAGTGTTAGCAAGATTACGACCAAAAACACCGAGCGCGATCGCGTGTTGTCACAAGATGAAATCAAACTTCTAACCCAGCAATTGCCTGCAGCAGGCCTGATGCCGTCAACCGAATGCGCACTCTGGATCATGTTATCCACGCTTTGCCGAGTTGGCGAATTAAGTAAAGCGCAATGGAAGCATGTCGATTTCGATGCCCGGACCTTTTTCATTCCCATTGAAAACAGTAAAAACGACAAGGCCCACACCATTTTTCTTTCTGACTTTGCTTATGCTCAGTTTCAACGATTGTTCACTTTCAAACAGTCGGAAACCTGGTTGTTTCCCAATAGCAAAAACACATCCCATGTTTGCGAAAAGTCCATCACCAAACAAATCGATGGCCGCCAGAATTCAACGGTTTACAGCAATAGAAGCAAGGCTAATCAGGCCTTGGTCATGCCCGGCGGCAAATGGACACCGCACGACTTGCGCAGGACCGGCGCCACCATGATGGGCAATCTTGGCGTACACGGCGACGTTATCGAGAAGTGCCTGAACCACACTCAGGAAAACACGCTGAAGCGCGTTTATCAACATCAAGCGTTGAAAACCGAGCAAGCAGAGGCATGGCGTGTGTTGGGTGAACGACTAGAACTATTGACCAGTGGTAACCCAAATGTCATTCCAATCAAACGGGTAATCTGA
- a CDS encoding type II toxin-antitoxin system TacA family antitoxin: protein MPTTETSKQERMHIRLDAVSKQKLEKAANYSHKKLSEFVLTQSLAAAENIINAHEHVTLSQTDWSLFLDALENPPARNAKLKDALALHQQSVVTD, encoded by the coding sequence ATGCCTACGACAGAAACAAGCAAGCAAGAGCGCATGCACATACGCCTGGATGCGGTTTCCAAACAAAAACTGGAAAAGGCTGCCAACTACAGCCATAAAAAGCTCTCGGAGTTTGTCTTGACTCAATCACTAGCGGCAGCCGAAAACATTATCAACGCGCACGAACACGTGACATTATCTCAAACGGATTGGTCGTTGTTTTTGGACGCGCTGGAAAATCCTCCCGCCAGAAATGCGAAATTGAAAGACGCTTTGGCCTTGCATCAACAGTCAGTTGTCACGGATTGA
- a CDS encoding GNAT family N-acetyltransferase, which yields MKLKIESLNASHQRKVFDCGDTDLNIYLRQYARQNVKHRINKVFVATDINSPQTILGYYTLSAGSVRTNELPQEHQRRLPNYPVPIALLGRLAVDKNHQGQRLGTILLADAIQRVEKASEVMAVYAIMVDALNPSAVAFYRQFGFITFPGQSLKLFLPLND from the coding sequence ATGAAATTAAAAATTGAATCGCTCAATGCCAGTCACCAACGCAAGGTTTTCGACTGTGGCGACACTGATCTAAATATCTACCTGCGACAGTACGCCCGCCAAAACGTTAAACACCGCATCAATAAAGTTTTCGTCGCGACTGACATCAATTCGCCGCAAACCATCCTCGGCTATTACACCCTAAGTGCCGGTAGCGTGCGGACCAATGAGTTACCACAAGAACATCAACGCCGCTTGCCCAATTATCCGGTACCGATAGCTCTGCTTGGCCGGCTTGCGGTCGATAAAAATCATCAGGGCCAACGCCTCGGAACGATACTGTTGGCCGATGCCATTCAGCGTGTGGAAAAAGCCAGCGAGGTCATGGCGGTGTATGCGATTATGGTGGATGCATTGAATCCGTCGGCAGTAGCATTTTATCGGCAGTTCGGTTTTATTACGTTTCCTGGACAATCCTTAAAATTATTCTTGCCGTTGAATGATTGA
- a CDS encoding helix-turn-helix transcriptional regulator, with the protein MKQIIGDPKANPPIYGLLPMSKSSWWDGIKKGIFPKPIKMGPNMTAWRVEDIAQLIARLGAQCTGNADA; encoded by the coding sequence TTGAAACAAATTATTGGTGATCCAAAGGCCAATCCGCCCATTTATGGATTGCTGCCCATGAGTAAATCATCTTGGTGGGATGGCATCAAAAAAGGCATCTTTCCTAAGCCGATCAAAATGGGCCCCAATATGACCGCCTGGCGGGTCGAGGATATTGCCCAGCTCATTGCGCGTTTAGGCGCTCAATGCACCGGCAACGCTGATGCCTGA
- a CDS encoding FlhC family transcriptional regulator, protein MEAKRMIKRLKQYELTVQLIQRQARIAVIIRETTVPKDLIKATYKELLGRSGSPGPIKESIRGLTHNVRRYKEATLFAKLFQSIETENVQGGIDNVIQAFDFFKISLPNSSLDFTTAWLVARDLRNKQLRLISCHQCSSPVLIIVGSEKSLERCCVCKTSLKTDP, encoded by the coding sequence ATGGAGGCCAAAAGGATGATCAAAAGACTAAAACAGTATGAATTGACTGTTCAATTGATTCAGCGCCAAGCCAGAATTGCAGTCATTATTAGGGAAACCACTGTTCCTAAAGACTTGATAAAAGCGACTTACAAAGAGCTACTTGGCCGTTCTGGCAGTCCCGGTCCGATCAAGGAGTCGATTCGTGGACTGACACACAACGTGAGGCGGTACAAGGAGGCCACGCTCTTCGCCAAACTATTTCAATCGATTGAAACCGAAAATGTTCAGGGTGGCATCGATAACGTCATTCAGGCATTCGACTTTTTCAAAATCTCCTTGCCCAATAGCAGCCTGGATTTCACCACAGCGTGGTTGGTGGCGCGAGACTTGAGGAATAAGCAGTTGCGGTTGATTTCATGCCATCAGTGCAGTTCGCCCGTGTTGATAATCGTGGGCAGTGAAAAATCATTAGAGCGGTGTTGTGTCTGTAAGACCAGTTTGAAAACCGATCCTTAG
- a CDS encoding STAS-like domain-containing protein, whose amino-acid sequence MYLFVQSINARTRLDAAEGKNLAHLARECFFNHQPLTLDFLNVGQVSQAFCQALLCPLTNEFGADFLNQWLQLKNLSAEVSGVMQSALSELDDYFDGLARFQAQTTDQEIVSLNSLWLIKARELCRDKPFCARYILGITDQDLRQAIGRLSLEDIEHIAQSGWLCFAPRMPNHLFTQINTKQRNGIDVLLTLSGGGE is encoded by the coding sequence ATGTACTTATTCGTTCAATCTATCAATGCTCGAACAAGACTGGATGCGGCGGAAGGAAAAAATTTAGCCCATCTGGCGCGAGAATGCTTTTTCAATCATCAACCCTTAACCCTCGACTTTTTGAATGTTGGGCAAGTGTCACAGGCATTTTGCCAGGCGCTATTGTGCCCCTTGACCAACGAATTCGGCGCCGATTTTTTGAATCAATGGCTGCAGCTAAAAAACCTGTCCGCCGAAGTCAGTGGCGTCATGCAGTCTGCCCTCAGCGAGTTGGATGACTATTTCGATGGCTTGGCTCGCTTTCAGGCTCAGACCACTGATCAGGAAATCGTGTCATTGAACAGTCTATGGCTAATCAAAGCCCGCGAGCTTTGCCGCGATAAGCCGTTTTGCGCCAGATACATTTTGGGCATTACTGATCAGGATTTGCGCCAAGCCATCGGACGCTTGTCGCTGGAAGATATTGAGCATATTGCCCAGTCTGGCTGGTTATGCTTTGCGCCCAGGATGCCGAATCATTTGTTTACGCAGATCAATACCAAACAGCGTAACGGTATTGATGTTTTGCTGACATTAAGCGGTGGTGGCGAGTAA
- a CDS encoding FlhC family transcriptional regulator codes for MNNGGFVDLSHFGAELMLAKTLFKLGARTPIVCSLCGIKRKTANRIYWLAQKQAPIKGMLPWDPQWIERATVNNLHASIFLGLIQDYVPGHGNGIEFGQRFCTAYDLYCRIVAHNPKPSHREAEFKLHRVLDINRAWQLTQQFRASTLGFVTCLTCHARHLSLHLGIQGPIHCPVCQTQTGIMSRQSRVSRTFSQHERKNSAICLGRY; via the coding sequence ATGAATAACGGTGGCTTCGTCGACTTGTCGCATTTTGGTGCCGAACTAATGTTGGCTAAAACGTTGTTCAAGCTGGGCGCCCGAACGCCAATCGTTTGCTCTCTCTGCGGTATCAAACGGAAAACGGCGAACCGCATTTACTGGCTCGCGCAAAAACAAGCGCCTATTAAAGGCATGCTGCCATGGGATCCGCAGTGGATTGAGCGAGCGACTGTCAACAATCTGCATGCTTCGATTTTCTTGGGGCTGATTCAGGATTATGTGCCTGGGCATGGTAATGGCATCGAGTTTGGCCAGCGGTTTTGCACGGCATACGATTTGTACTGCCGTATCGTCGCCCATAATCCAAAGCCCAGCCATCGAGAGGCAGAATTCAAACTCCATAGAGTGCTGGATATCAATCGGGCATGGCAACTGACCCAACAATTCCGTGCCTCCACCTTGGGTTTTGTGACTTGCCTGACGTGTCATGCCCGGCACCTGAGCCTTCACCTGGGTATTCAAGGGCCAATCCATTGTCCAGTGTGTCAAACCCAAACAGGGATTATGAGTCGACAATCTCGTGTTTCGCGGACTTTTTCACAACATGAGCGAAAAAATTCGGCGATATGTCTCGGCCGCTACTAA
- a CDS encoding flagellar transcriptional regulator FlhD encodes MATLEEDLTHLNFQYLMLFRECARSNAMEAAWRFGVDPEVVSQVADLSLEIIKEQAAINRAVISLLPLGNHPISAAAYAALLVHDSLNQAGQHE; translated from the coding sequence ATGGCTACGCTAGAAGAAGATCTGACCCATCTGAATTTTCAGTATTTGATGCTATTCAGAGAATGTGCCCGCAGCAACGCCATGGAAGCCGCTTGGCGGTTTGGTGTTGATCCAGAGGTGGTCAGCCAAGTGGCAGACCTATCACTGGAGATCATCAAAGAACAGGCCGCGATCAACCGCGCCGTCATCAGTTTGCTGCCACTGGGCAACCACCCGATATCTGCCGCCGCTTATGCTGCCTTGCTCGTCCACGATTCACTGAATCAGGCTGGCCAACATGAATAA
- a CDS encoding transglycosylase SLT domain-containing protein — MHNVDLKSGFRWRCAAKQHRPCQRLTLLSLLFVCTACLANDGSKQVHVAVPVQKLQNTLWWRIAKQHQLDPYILYAVALKESANDADPASVKPWPWALNKSGKALMATSRREAQALLKQSLDEGNRLIDVGLMQINLRWHGHRVSTPAQLLDPMTNVQIGAELLAAAIRSAPHDLALGIGRYYSWNNAEAAVAYGQSVMAIADHVRQVI, encoded by the coding sequence ATGCACAATGTCGATTTGAAATCCGGTTTCCGATGGCGATGCGCCGCTAAACAGCATCGTCCCTGTCAGCGGCTCACTTTGCTGAGCCTTCTCTTCGTCTGTACCGCTTGTTTAGCCAATGACGGCAGCAAGCAGGTACATGTCGCTGTGCCCGTGCAGAAACTACAAAACACCCTTTGGTGGCGGATTGCCAAACAGCACCAACTGGACCCCTACATACTGTATGCGGTGGCATTAAAAGAATCCGCCAACGATGCCGATCCCGCATCGGTTAAACCTTGGCCCTGGGCATTGAATAAATCGGGAAAAGCCTTGATGGCCACATCGCGGCGAGAGGCCCAGGCCTTGCTCAAACAATCGCTCGACGAAGGCAATCGACTGATCGATGTGGGGTTGATGCAAATCAATCTGCGCTGGCATGGCCACAGAGTGAGCACACCGGCACAATTACTGGATCCGATGACCAATGTGCAAATCGGTGCCGAACTGTTAGCCGCAGCAATTCGATCGGCTCCACACGATTTGGCCTTAGGCATTGGCCGCTACTACAGTTGGAACAATGCGGAAGCCGCTGTCGCCTACGGACAAAGCGTCATGGCGATCGCCGACCACGTCAGGCAGGTGATTTGA
- a CDS encoding flagellar transcriptional regulator FlhD — translation MEESLYQLQLDYLMLAREMVLAGQEQKALFSLGLTPEAVAILKKLPVQKIREIARRECVAFTPRFNASYWSRYLLSEPPADDKLACEYQARDLLMLISGSGNTA, via the coding sequence ATGGAGGAAAGTCTCTATCAACTGCAATTGGATTATTTGATGTTGGCACGGGAAATGGTATTGGCCGGCCAGGAACAAAAAGCCCTGTTTAGTTTGGGCTTGACGCCAGAAGCCGTGGCCATCCTGAAAAAATTACCCGTTCAGAAGATCCGAGAAATCGCTCGGCGCGAATGCGTGGCTTTTACCCCGCGTTTCAATGCCAGCTATTGGAGTCGCTATCTGCTCAGCGAACCACCGGCGGATGACAAACTGGCTTGTGAATACCAGGCGCGTGACTTGCTCATGTTAATCAGTGGCTCCGGTAATACCGCATGA
- a CDS encoding FlhC family transcriptional regulator: protein MSTWYTYEDRLRDHYLAYQLLKRNLRTSFVKEQIKTISQHELKNIHYAIHLHRPPSGQLPIVSTIPSSRESFLYLTVFLSIYQAASQVNTQSQFDVPAILFAWDYFQKTFKEHIAVERPYGKIRPANFNEAWILAQGLRKCEVALKYCPRCRHNYLIIYQSKFLPVCQLCDLEEAKNHGFTNTLTTSK from the coding sequence ATGAGCACTTGGTATACCTACGAAGACCGGCTCAGGGATCATTATCTTGCCTATCAATTGCTGAAACGCAATCTGAGAACGTCGTTCGTCAAGGAGCAGATCAAAACCATTAGCCAGCACGAACTCAAGAATATCCACTATGCTATCCATCTGCATCGACCACCGTCCGGGCAATTACCGATCGTCTCAACCATTCCTTCATCCCGCGAATCGTTTCTATACCTGACTGTATTCCTGTCAATTTACCAGGCCGCCAGTCAAGTCAACACCCAATCGCAATTTGATGTGCCGGCCATCCTATTTGCCTGGGACTATTTCCAGAAAACCTTCAAAGAGCATATCGCTGTCGAAAGACCCTATGGCAAAATCCGGCCGGCCAATTTCAATGAAGCCTGGATATTGGCGCAAGGCCTGCGTAAGTGTGAGGTTGCCTTGAAATATTGCCCCCGTTGTCGGCATAACTATCTGATTATCTATCAGAGCAAATTTCTGCCCGTTTGCCAGTTATGCGACTTAGAAGAAGCAAAAAACCATGGCTTCACTAACACGCTAACTACTTCGAAGTAA
- a CDS encoding HlyD family type I secretion periplasmic adaptor subunit — MLKLQATFDLIQRYVHVFRHVWARRTELDSSPRLNHEAAFLPAALALQETPVSPAPRVAMWLLIAFALIAVLWACFGRVDIVASAQGKLVPGGRVKTIQPLETATVKAIHVSDGQTVKAGDVLIELDTTVADADTASIANDLRTAQLTAARDSAFLDSLKALQEGKVRQPRLAVTIEIPSWQFEHEQRLLDGEWQELTSKLDRLEAEKNSRQAALRSVAATVSKLEKAVPIVRQLAEDYQKLHGSHYVSNHDYLDREQARIEQEGELAAQREKQQELQAAILEAVKQRNELLAGAQRNALDRLHDSEQKIETYTQASIKARQRGQLLTLTAPVDGVVQQLAVHTVGGVVTPAQPLLIVVPAGQALEIEAFIENKDIGFVDPGQEAEIKIETFPYTKYGTLHGEVAHVSRDAISDETKGLIYSSRVTLPRTTMQIENKTVNLTPGMAVTVEIKTGKRRVIEYFLSPLIEHVGESLRER; from the coding sequence ATGCTGAAACTACAAGCTACTTTCGATTTGATTCAACGCTATGTCCACGTGTTTCGCCACGTATGGGCTAGGCGGACCGAACTGGACAGCTCGCCCAGACTGAACCACGAAGCCGCTTTCTTGCCGGCGGCCTTGGCCTTACAGGAAACGCCGGTTTCGCCGGCCCCGCGTGTCGCCATGTGGCTATTGATCGCGTTTGCCTTGATTGCGGTGCTGTGGGCTTGCTTTGGCCGTGTCGACATTGTTGCCAGCGCCCAAGGCAAACTGGTGCCCGGCGGCAGAGTCAAGACCATACAACCGTTGGAAACTGCGACGGTCAAAGCGATCCACGTTAGCGACGGCCAAACTGTCAAAGCCGGCGATGTCTTGATCGAACTCGATACGACCGTAGCGGATGCCGATACAGCCAGCATCGCCAACGACCTGCGTACCGCGCAATTGACCGCGGCGCGCGATTCGGCCTTTCTCGACAGTCTAAAAGCCCTACAGGAAGGCAAAGTCCGACAGCCGCGGCTGGCCGTGACTATCGAGATACCGTCTTGGCAGTTCGAACACGAACAACGCTTGCTGGACGGCGAATGGCAAGAACTGACCAGCAAATTGGACCGACTGGAGGCCGAAAAAAACAGTCGGCAGGCGGCCTTGCGCTCGGTCGCTGCCACCGTGAGCAAATTGGAAAAAGCGGTGCCCATCGTACGGCAACTGGCCGAAGACTACCAGAAGTTGCACGGCAGCCACTACGTCTCCAATCACGATTATCTGGACCGGGAACAGGCGAGGATCGAACAGGAAGGCGAACTGGCAGCACAAAGGGAGAAACAACAAGAGCTGCAAGCGGCGATCTTGGAAGCAGTCAAGCAACGGAACGAACTGTTGGCCGGCGCTCAACGTAATGCGCTGGACCGTTTGCACGACAGCGAGCAAAAAATAGAAACCTATACCCAGGCTAGCATCAAAGCGCGGCAGCGTGGCCAATTGCTGACGCTGACTGCCCCGGTCGACGGCGTCGTTCAGCAATTGGCGGTACACACTGTTGGCGGCGTCGTGACGCCTGCTCAGCCATTGTTGATCGTCGTACCGGCTGGGCAAGCTCTGGAGATCGAAGCCTTTATCGAAAATAAGGACATCGGTTTTGTCGATCCCGGCCAAGAAGCCGAAATCAAGATTGAAACCTTTCCCTACACCAAATACGGAACTTTGCACGGCGAAGTCGCTCACGTCTCGCGCGATGCGATTAGCGACGAAACGAAAGGCTTGATTTATTCGTCTAGGGTAACTCTGCCCCGCACGACGATGCAAATCGAAAACAAGACCGTCAATCTGACGCCGGGCATGGCTGTAACAGTGGAAATCAAGACTGGTAAACGCCGGGTTATTGAATACTTCCTCAGCCCCTTGATCGAACATGTAGGGGAGAGTTTACGGGAACGGTGA